One part of the Andreesenia angusta genome encodes these proteins:
- a CDS encoding ParA family protein, with the protein MISISLVNQKGGVAKTTTTASVSAILAEMGHKVLAVDLDPQGNLSEILGVNSESLDKTSYEIFSSGLPLSEAIVKTGSGVDLVPANISLANTEIVIANELSRETILKRAFENAELDYDFVLLDLPPSLGLLTVNALSFSDHIIIPVDSGVLSLSGMGQLLNIVKLIKQNINKNLDILGVLITKADDRIKITKEIREALEEMFSDELFETYIHHNSRILESQKEGIPINLFDKNSRGAKEYKALAKEVLSRVNKG; encoded by the coding sequence TTGATAAGCATAAGTCTTGTAAACCAAAAAGGAGGGGTCGCCAAGACCACGACTACAGCCAGCGTCAGCGCTATACTTGCAGAAATGGGGCACAAGGTTCTAGCCGTGGATCTTGACCCACAGGGAAATCTGAGCGAAATACTTGGCGTGAACTCAGAGAGCTTGGACAAAACTTCATATGAGATATTTTCAAGTGGCCTTCCACTGAGTGAAGCCATAGTAAAAACAGGCTCCGGGGTGGACCTTGTTCCGGCCAATATAAGTCTGGCGAATACGGAAATCGTAATAGCGAACGAGCTAAGCCGAGAGACTATTCTAAAAAGGGCGTTTGAAAACGCCGAGCTCGACTACGACTTCGTGCTGCTGGACCTGCCGCCGAGCCTCGGGCTTCTGACAGTCAACGCGCTTTCGTTCAGCGACCACATAATAATACCGGTGGACTCAGGTGTCCTGTCACTTTCAGGTATGGGCCAGCTATTAAACATAGTGAAGCTGATAAAGCAGAATATAAACAAAAACCTTGATATCTTGGGCGTGCTTATAACGAAGGCCGATGACAGGATAAAGATAACCAAGGAGATCAGGGAAGCTCTGGAAGAGATGTTCTCGGACGAGCTCTTCGAAACCTATATTCACCATAACTCCAGAATACTTGAGAGCCAAAAGGAAGGAATCCCTATAAACCTGTTCGACAAGAACAGCCGCGGGGCTAAGGAGTACAAAGCTTTAGCGAAGGAGGTTTTAAGCCGTGTCAATAAAGGGTAA